CGTGGCATAGTTGAAAAGCTCAGAGAAGAGCGACAGAAACAATTCGGGATCCATCTGAAAAAATCCGCGCGCATCGCAGCCAATGAAGAAATCCGTCCGCCGGCCGGCGTTCTGAATATCGAACTGCGCCCGCTCCAGCTCGATTTTTTCGCTTGCCCACATCGCATAGTACAGCGCCTGCTGCGCCAATCGGCCGCACTTCTCACCGTCGGCCTGCGCTTTGGTCGCGTCGGCGAAGTATTCCTCGGAAAGATTCATGAACGCCGACAATTCATGTGAAGGTTTCCATCCGTTCTTGTCATGCAATTTGAAGCGTTTTCGATTGCGAACCACCCGGCTCTTTGCCAGCTCGTAGTTCAAATTCAGAGTTCGCGACTGCCCGTAGGCCGGCAATTCGCAAAACTCCCCACCGTTATCCGCGGTAATATAAATGTAGCCGAACCCTTCGACATTCCAGCGCACGTCGATGCCGAATTTCTTTTTGCCTTCGGTGTCGGAAATTTTGACGCCGTCCTTTGCGGCGGTGATGTTGGAATGAAACGCATCCCAATTCTCATCGCTGGCATAGGCCCAATCCAGCAAATGCGGGCCCACTCCCTTCTGCACGAAATGAGGACGGAAGATCAATTCACCTTGTGATGCTGATTTTGGCATTTTGTCTCCAGTTGAAAATTGCCCCACCGGATAGAAACAACCCAACTGATAAGAAAATCAAATTCCGCTGGATTGTTTCTCTCCGTCGGTGAAATTTGCTATTTCAGATCTTTCCATCGGTCCTGCAATTTCATCAAACGCTCAAAAGCCGGCTTCTTCTCTCCTCGCGGCGTGCGCAACAATCCGCCGTTGGGGATGTACGAGTGCGGGTCAACGAGATCGAACCAATTCGCGGCTTCGATGAACGGCTTGCTGTAGGCCAGCGTAAACACGTCTGCGAGCCAGTCCGCCTGCAGCTCTTCATCCCACGGTCGATGCCAGACATAAGGCTCAGTGGGAAATCCCAACTCTCCCAATTTCACCGAGCGTTCATTCGGACCGCTGGTAGCGCCAATCTCCGAAATCTGCACGGGTTTGCCGAAAACTTCATAACGCTCGAGCAGCATGATGATGTCCTGCAGATCGCGATACGGGAAGTACATCTGCTGGCCGATGAGGGTGAAATCCACGCCGGCATCAACGAGGTCTTTGGTGAATTTCCACGGCGTGCGCTGTGGATATTTCGCCGGCTGGCCGGACCATTCCTTGAGCTGGACGTACTCGGCATACGGGCAGCAGTTGTTGACGACGCGATGAACGTTCGGTGCCACACTCTTCGCGACTTCACACGCAAATTTCGTCAGCTCGATGGTTTGTTCCGGGGTGAGCTGACATTCGTTCGCCCAATCGTGCAGCTCGTTGACGATTTCCCAGCCGTACATGCCGTCGCCATAATGGCCGATCACCTCACGGGTGTGGCGCTCGACGTATTTGAGTAACTCGTCGAAAGATTTTTTCTTGAGCCAATCCGGCGTGACCCATTTGTGAAACCAAAACAGCAGCCGGCCTTCAATGGCAATATTTTGCGCGCGCAATTCATTGAACAGCAAATCGCGGTACGCGAAGCGCAATTTCCCCTCTTCCGGCTCGAAGAGACGCATGTGCGCATCGCCGTGGACCACGTAGGTGATGGTCGCATAGTTGAACAGTTCGGCGAACCGTTCCATGAACAAGTCTTTTGAGATTTGATAAAAGGCGCGCGCATCGCAGCCGATGAAAAAGTTCTGGCGATAGCCTCGCTTGGCGATGGCATGCTCCGCCTTTTCCAATTCCATCATCTCGCCGGCCCACATGGCGAAATACAAGGCCCTTTGCGCCAGCGCGCCGCATTTCTCGCCATTGCTTTGCGCTTTTTGGGCATCGGCGAAGTATTCTTCCGCGAGATTGACGAAAGCCGCCAGCTCGCGCGAGGGTCTCCATTCCTCCATTGCATGCAGCTTCATCCGCCGGCGATTGCGCAGCACGCGGCTTTTTGCCAGCTCATAATTCAAATTCAGCGTGGCGGATTTTCCCGCGGCTGGAAGCTCATAAAATTCGCCGCCGTTGTCTGCGGTGATATAAATGTAACCGAAGCCTTCTACATTCCACCGGACATCGATGCCGAATTTTCTTGTGCCCTCGGTGTCGGAGATTTTCACGCCTTCGTTGGATGAGGTGATATTGGAATGAAAAGCATCCCAGTTCACGTCACTGGCATACGCCCAATCCAGCAGATGCGGGCCGCGGCCATTTTGAACAAAGTATGGACGAAAGAGTAATTCCCCCTCCGCCGTGTTTTTCGAGGTTCGCGGCGCCGTTAAAACAGTGGGCGCGGAGAAGATGGCACTCGGCGCCATCAGCATGCCAGCAGCGCCCAGGGCCGATTGTGCGAGAAACTTTCTGCGATTGAGCTTCATGATGGACAAAAGTTCTTGCGACTTCACAGCATCATTTTCATATGTCATTCTGAAAGAATACTTTTTCGCACGAGCACAGTGCTTGAAATGAAAAAAGATCCCTCCGGAATGACACCCTTAATTCAACTGCTTTTTTGCTGCCGACTGCAGCAGCCTGTTCGCTTTTGCCGCCGCCTCATCCAATGCCGCTTTCGGATCCATCTTTCCCAGCGTCGCCTGCTCGATCGCCTCCGCTAAGTGGCGATTGATCTCGAGGCGGTGAAAATCCACCGGCCGCCGGGCTTGTCCCCACTCCATTTGATCCACAAACGCTTTCAGCGCAGGATCATTGGCAAGAAAATTCTGATAATCCTCGCGTTCACGCACCGAGCGCCGCACCGGCAGATAGCCGGATTTCATCGAGAACATCGCCTGCGTCTCGGGCTGCAGAATCCATTTGACAAACGTCCATGCTGCTTGCGGATGCCGGCTCTGTCTGAAAATGGCAAGATGCTCACCGGCAAGATACGTGGCGCGTTTCGCCGGACCGGCGGGAAGCGGCGCCACCGCCCAATCGACGTTCTTCATTTCGCGATAGCGCGGCAGATTCCATGGGCCGTCCAGCACCATCGCGAGATGCTGCGAAGCGAACGCCATATCGTGCGCCATCGAAAACTTGCGCATGCCCAGCTCGTCGTACATGTTCTTCCACAACGTCAACGCTTGCACGCCGGCCTCGCTGTTAAAAAGAACCGCGGTTTGCTCGAGATTGATTTCGTAACCGCCGGCCTGCCAGAGAAACGGCGTCCATTGTAGAATCATCCAGATGTTCAAATCTCCCGAAGCGGGAAACACCGGCACCAGGAATCCATGTTGGTCGAATTTGCCGTCGCCGTTTTTATCAATCGTCAGCTTTTGGGCAAACTCACGCAGCTCTTCCCAATTTTGCGGCGGATGATTGGGATCGAGGCCGGCTTGGCGAAAAAGTTCTTTGTTGTACAGCAGCGCCAATGAAGTCGCTTCCATCGGCATTGCATAGAGGGTGTCCCGCCACGAGGCGGCTTGTAGCAGAGGCGCGAAGATGTCGTTGATCTCTTCATTCGTCAAGCCATTCGGGCCCTTGACGAATTCTTCCAGCCTGTAAACGGCGCGAGCTTCGACCAGCTTGTCGAGAAAGTCCGCATGAATCCACGAAATATCCGGCGCGGTTTGGCTTTGAATGGCGGTGATCAACTTTTGCACGAGCGCATCGCCGGTGGGCACGTACTGGGCTTTGATTTTGATGCCGGGATGTTCCGCTTCAAATTTCTTTATCAATTCTTCCAATGAAGGAATCGTCGAAGCGACAAAGCTGTGCCAGAAGGTGATGATGGTTTTGTTTTCGGTTTGATCTTTGTCCCTGCTGCAGTTCAAAGAAAAAGCAAAAACGCCAATGGATAGAAATCCCGCCCACAGCGGGACAACGGATGCAATTTTTTGTGTTTTTTTCATTTTAATGAAACACTGAAAGAAAGTGTTCGAAGAATCGCGTGCTATTCACTTCGAGTGCAATCTCATGCTTTGCCTCCGCGTTGCCAGACTGCCAGAAAAGCATGCCTTTGGATTTTTCACCGGTGAGTTCAACCTCCACAGTACCCTTGTGAAACGCGCAAATCTGATCATCGAAAATCGTTGCGGCGGTCAGGGGGTCGTGAAATGTTGTGCCCTGCCATTGTTGAAACCAGATTCCCGCAAAATCAAGAACAGGGCGAAACAATTCAAACCCTCGAAACTTTTCGCGAAATTCATCCGCACTCATATTCACGCGACTGGTGACGTCCAAACCAATGGAGCGGTGTTGGCGAACAGTGGCGCGATAAACAATGGCGGTGGCATGCGGATCACATATGGCATTCCACTCCAACGGGCCGTAATTTCCCTGCACGCGATTGGTAAAGCGTCCGCACATCATCACCAAGCCTTTCAGCAGCGAGGGAATCTCCGGATCAACGCCGAAGAGAAGCCCGATGTTGGTAAGCGGGCCAATGGTTAGCAGAACAATTTCGCCAGGATGAGCGCGGATGGCCTGCCGCAAGAACTCCACGGCTTGGGCATGCGGGAAATTCTTGTCGTGTTCCCATTTCGCCAAAGCGACGGCCTGTTGCGCCTGTGTTTGCTGCTGCGGAACGAGCAGCGGCTGCTCAGCGCCCGGGAAAATCGGAATCTTTTTGCCCGCGACTTTGCATAATGCGCTCGCCATCATCGCGCGCTTTTCAGCTTCACCGGTGACAGTGGTGATGCCCAGCAACTCGCATTCAGGATTGGCAAGCAGATAAGCAAGACAGATGGCGTCATCAATGTCGGTGCCGATGTCGGTGTCCAAAAGAATTTTTTGGATCATCAAAGTATCATACAATTGAATGTCATTCCGTAGGAATCCTTTTGGTTATCAAGCACAGTTCTTGTGCGAAAAAAGTTGCTTTCAGCATGACAGATTGCTTGGGAAGCCGAGAAATAACTACTCAAACACGAGCTTTCCTCCAACAACAATTTGCCGATGATTGATTTGATATTGTTGCAATCTTCTGCCGT
The nucleotide sequence above comes from bacterium. Encoded proteins:
- a CDS encoding endo-1,4-beta-xylanase, whose protein sequence is MKLNRRKFLAQSALGAAGMLMAPSAIFSAPTVLTAPRTSKNTAEGELLFRPYFVQNGRGPHLLDWAYASDVNWDAFHSNITSSNEGVKISDTEGTRKFGIDVRWNVEGFGYIYITADNGGEFYELPAAGKSATLNLNYELAKSRVLRNRRRMKLHAMEEWRPSRELAAFVNLAEEYFADAQKAQSNGEKCGALAQRALYFAMWAGEMMELEKAEHAIAKRGYRQNFFIGCDARAFYQISKDLFMERFAELFNYATITYVVHGDAHMRLFEPEEGKLRFAYRDLLFNELRAQNIAIEGRLLFWFHKWVTPDWLKKKSFDELLKYVERHTREVIGHYGDGMYGWEIVNELHDWANECQLTPEQTIELTKFACEVAKSVAPNVHRVVNNCCPYAEYVQLKEWSGQPAKYPQRTPWKFTKDLVDAGVDFTLIGQQMYFPYRDLQDIIMLLERYEVFGKPVQISEIGATSGPNERSVKLGELGFPTEPYVWHRPWDEELQADWLADVFTLAYSKPFIEAANWFDLVDPHSYIPNGGLLRTPRGEKKPAFERLMKLQDRWKDLK
- a CDS encoding ABC transporter substrate-binding protein, yielding MNCSRDKDQTENKTIITFWHSFVASTIPSLEELIKKFEAEHPGIKIKAQYVPTGDALVQKLITAIQSQTAPDISWIHADFLDKLVEARAVYRLEEFVKGPNGLTNEEINDIFAPLLQAASWRDTLYAMPMEATSLALLYNKELFRQAGLDPNHPPQNWEELREFAQKLTIDKNGDGKFDQHGFLVPVFPASGDLNIWMILQWTPFLWQAGGYEINLEQTAVLFNSEAGVQALTLWKNMYDELGMRKFSMAHDMAFASQHLAMVLDGPWNLPRYREMKNVDWAVAPLPAGPAKRATYLAGEHLAIFRQSRHPQAAWTFVKWILQPETQAMFSMKSGYLPVRRSVREREDYQNFLANDPALKAFVDQMEWGQARRPVDFHRLEINRHLAEAIEQATLGKMDPKAALDEAAAKANRLLQSAAKKQLN
- a CDS encoding nucleoside hydrolase, which gives rise to MIQKILLDTDIGTDIDDAICLAYLLANPECELLGITTVTGEAEKRAMMASALCKVAGKKIPIFPGAEQPLLVPQQQTQAQQAVALAKWEHDKNFPHAQAVEFLRQAIRAHPGEIVLLTIGPLTNIGLLFGVDPEIPSLLKGLVMMCGRFTNRVQGNYGPLEWNAICDPHATAIVYRATVRQHRSIGLDVTSRVNMSADEFREKFRGFELFRPVLDFAGIWFQQWQGTTFHDPLTAATIFDDQICAFHKGTVEVELTGEKSKGMLFWQSGNAEAKHEIALEVNSTRFFEHFLSVFH